Proteins encoded in a region of the Pseudomonas syringae KCTC 12500 genome:
- a CDS encoding class II glutamine amidotransferase produces the protein MCELLGMSANVPTDIVFSFTGLMQRGGRTGPHRDGWGIAFYEGRGLRLFQDPAASSESEVAQLVQRYPIKSEVVIGHIRQANVGKVCLSNTHPFVRELWGRNWCFAHNGQLADFTPGVTFYRPVGDTDSEAAFCDLLNRVREAFPEPVDVEELLPTLIQACAEYRSKGVFNCLLSDGDWLFCFCSTKLVQITRRAPFGPARLKDVDVIVDFQAETTPHDVVTVIATEPLTENENWNRYEPGQWSLWRKGESVAQGSVGTVTETARS, from the coding sequence ATGTGTGAACTACTGGGCATGAGCGCCAATGTCCCGACCGACATAGTCTTCAGCTTTACCGGGCTGATGCAGCGGGGCGGCCGCACCGGTCCGCATCGCGATGGCTGGGGCATTGCCTTCTACGAGGGCCGTGGACTGCGCCTGTTTCAGGACCCGGCAGCCAGCAGTGAATCGGAAGTCGCCCAACTGGTGCAGCGTTATCCCATCAAGAGTGAAGTCGTGATTGGCCATATTCGTCAGGCCAACGTCGGCAAGGTCTGCCTGTCCAATACCCATCCTTTCGTGCGTGAGCTCTGGGGCCGTAACTGGTGCTTTGCCCATAACGGCCAATTGGCGGATTTCACCCCGGGCGTTACTTTTTACCGGCCGGTGGGCGATACCGACAGCGAAGCGGCATTCTGCGACTTGCTCAATCGCGTCCGCGAAGCCTTTCCCGAACCCGTCGACGTCGAGGAATTGCTGCCCACGCTGATCCAGGCGTGTGCTGAATACCGCAGTAAGGGCGTGTTCAACTGCCTGTTGAGCGACGGTGACTGGCTGTTTTGCTTTTGCAGTACCAAACTGGTTCAGATCACCCGCCGAGCTCCGTTCGGTCCGGCAAGGTTGAAAGATGTCGACGTGATTGTCGATTTTCAGGCTGAAACCACACCGCACGACGTGGTCACGGTCATCGCGACCGAACCCTTGACCGAGAACGAAAACTGGAACCGCTATGAACCGGGCCAGTGGAGTCTGTGGCGCAAGGGCGAGAGCGTGGCGCAAGGTTCGGTCGGGACCGTCACCGAGACGGCCAGGTCGTAA
- a CDS encoding AAA family ATPase, producing the protein MKFEGTPAYVATDDLKLAVNAAITLERPLLVKGEPGTGKTMLAEQLAESFGAKLITWHIKSTTKAHQGLYEYDAVSRLRDSQLGVDKVHDVRNYLKKGKLWEAFESEERVILLIDEIDKADIEFPNDLLQELDKMEFYVYEIDETIKAKKRPIIIITSNNEKELPDAFLRRCFFHYIAFPDRATLQRIVDVHYPDIKKDLVSEALDVFFDVRKVPGLKKKPSTSELVDWLKLLMADNIGEAVLRERDPTKAIPPLAGALVKNEQDVHLLERLAFMSRRGNR; encoded by the coding sequence ATGAAGTTCGAAGGTACGCCGGCCTACGTTGCCACTGACGATCTCAAGCTGGCGGTCAACGCGGCCATCACGCTGGAGCGTCCACTGCTGGTCAAGGGCGAGCCCGGCACCGGCAAGACCATGCTCGCCGAGCAACTGGCCGAGTCCTTCGGCGCGAAACTGATTACCTGGCATATCAAGTCCACGACCAAGGCCCATCAGGGCCTGTACGAATACGATGCGGTGAGTCGTCTGCGCGACTCGCAACTGGGCGTCGACAAGGTCCACGACGTACGCAATTACCTGAAAAAGGGCAAGCTCTGGGAAGCCTTCGAGTCCGAGGAGCGTGTGATTCTGCTGATCGACGAAATCGACAAGGCCGATATCGAGTTCCCCAACGACCTGTTGCAGGAACTCGACAAGATGGAGTTCTACGTTTACGAGATCGATGAAACCATCAAGGCCAAAAAGCGACCGATCATCATCATTACCTCCAACAACGAGAAGGAGCTGCCGGACGCCTTTCTGCGTCGCTGCTTCTTTCACTACATTGCCTTTCCGGATCGGGCCACGCTGCAACGCATCGTCGATGTGCATTACCCGGACATCAAGAAAGACCTGGTGAGCGAAGCGCTGGATGTATTCTTTGACGTGCGCAAGGTGCCGGGGCTGAAGAAGAAGCCCTCCACATCCGAGCTGGTCGACTGGCTGAAGCTGCTGATGGCCGACAACATCGGTGAAGCCGTGCTGCGCGAACGCGATCCGACCAAGGCGATTCCGCCACTGGCCGGCGCGCTGGTCAAGAACGAGCAGGACGTGCACTTACTGGAACGTCTGGCGTTCATGAGCCGTCGCGGCAATCGCTGA
- a CDS encoding vWA domain-containing protein yields MLLNLFNEMRAAKVPVSLRELLDLINALKQRVVFADIDEFYFLARTILVKDERHFDKFDRAFGAYFNGLENLDEHLQALIPEDWLRKEFERSLTDEERAQIQSLGGLDKLIEEFKKRLEEQKERHAGGNKWIGTGGTSPFGSGGYNPEGIRVGDAGERKGKAVKVWDQREYKNLDDQVELGTRNIKVALRRLRKFARQGAADELDIDSTIDHTARDAGLLNIQMRPERRNTIKLLLLFDIGGSMDSHIKVCEELFSACKTEFKHMEYFYFHNFIYESVWKNNQRRSSERTATQDLLHKYGEDYKVIFIGDASMAPYEITQPGGSVEHWNEEAGYVWMQRFMAKFKKIIWINPYPKDAWDYTTSTHIVRDLIEGQMYPLTLSGLEEGMRYLAK; encoded by the coding sequence ATGCTGCTCAACCTGTTCAACGAAATGCGCGCGGCCAAAGTGCCGGTGTCTCTGCGTGAACTGCTGGACCTGATCAATGCGCTGAAACAGCGGGTCGTCTTCGCCGACATCGATGAGTTCTACTTTCTGGCGCGCACGATTCTGGTCAAGGACGAGCGCCATTTCGACAAGTTCGACCGGGCCTTCGGCGCATATTTCAATGGCCTGGAAAATCTCGACGAGCATTTGCAGGCGTTGATCCCGGAAGACTGGCTGCGCAAAGAGTTCGAGCGTTCGCTGACGGACGAGGAACGCGCGCAGATTCAGTCGCTGGGCGGCCTCGACAAACTGATCGAGGAGTTCAAGAAACGCCTGGAAGAACAGAAGGAACGCCATGCCGGTGGCAACAAATGGATCGGCACCGGTGGCACCAGCCCGTTCGGTTCGGGTGGCTATAACCCGGAGGGCATCCGCGTCGGCGATGCAGGCGAGCGCAAAGGCAAGGCCGTCAAAGTCTGGGACCAGCGCGAATATAAAAACCTGGACGATCAGGTTGAACTGGGGACACGCAATATCAAGGTGGCCCTGCGTCGCCTGCGCAAGTTCGCTCGTCAGGGAGCTGCGGATGAACTGGACATCGACAGCACCATCGATCACACCGCACGCGATGCGGGCCTGCTGAACATTCAGATGCGCCCGGAGCGGCGCAACACCATCAAGTTATTGCTGTTGTTCGACATCGGCGGCTCGATGGATTCGCACATCAAGGTCTGTGAAGAGCTGTTCTCCGCGTGCAAGACCGAGTTCAAGCATATGGAGTATTTCTACTTCCATAACTTCATCTATGAATCGGTGTGGAAGAACAACCAGCGCAGAAGCTCGGAGCGGACCGCCACCCAGGACCTGCTGCACAAGTATGGCGAGGACTACAAAGTGATTTTCATAGGCGACGCCTCGATGGCGCCCTATGAAATCACCCAGCCCGGCGGCAGTGTCGAACACTGGAATGAAGAGGCGGGCTATGTATGGATGCAGCGCTTCATGGCCAAATTCAAGAAGATCATCTGGATCAACCCCTACCCGAAAGATGCCTGGGACTACACCACTTCGACGCATATCGTGCGTGATTTGATCGAGGGGCAAATGTATCCGCTAACCCTGAGCGGTCTGGAAGAAGGCATGCGCTACCTGGCGAAATGA
- a CDS encoding copper resistance system multicopper oxidase, producing the protein MPTRTSRRTFVKGLAASGLLGGLGLWRSPAWAVANPGQPNGLSGTEFDLYIGETQVNITGNARTAQTINGGIPGPLLRWREGDTVTLRVKNRLDEATSIHWHGIILPANMDGVPGLSFDGIAPDGLYVYRFKVRQHGTYWYHSHSGFQEQSGVYGPLVIDAKEPEPFEYEREHVIMLSDWTDEEPVQLMKTLKKQSDYYNNNQRTVGDFINDVGEKGWSETTKDRWMWAKMRMDPTDLADVSGATYTYLMNGQAPNMNWTGLFKPGERIRLRLINGSAMTYFDVRIPGLKMTVVASDGQHVKPVTVDELRIAVAETFDVIVEPAEGAYTLFAQSMDRTGYARGTLASRPGLLAVVPPLDPRPLLSMDDMGMAGMEHGSMNHAAAPAKHDMSGMDHSKMGHDAMPAMDHAQMPAYKTPTPQSHPESENNNPLVDMQAMSTSPKLDDPGIGLRGNGRRVLTYADLRSTFEDPDGREPSRTIELHLTGHMEKFAWSFDGVKFSDAKPLMLKYGERVRVVLVNDTMMTHPIHLHGMWSDLEDENGRFMVRKHTIDMPPGSRRSYRVTADALGRWAYHCHMLYHMEMGMFREVRVEE; encoded by the coding sequence ATGCCCACCCGAACCTCAAGACGAACCTTTGTGAAAGGGCTGGCCGCCAGTGGCCTGCTCGGCGGCCTCGGGCTGTGGCGCAGCCCGGCGTGGGCAGTGGCCAATCCGGGGCAGCCCAACGGGTTGTCCGGCACCGAGTTCGATCTGTATATCGGCGAAACCCAGGTCAACATCACCGGCAATGCCAGGACCGCGCAGACCATCAACGGTGGCATCCCTGGCCCGCTGCTGCGCTGGCGCGAAGGCGACACCGTGACGCTGAGGGTCAAGAACCGGCTCGACGAAGCCACATCCATCCACTGGCACGGCATCATCCTGCCGGCCAACATGGACGGCGTGCCGGGGTTGAGCTTTGACGGCATCGCGCCGGATGGCCTGTATGTCTACCGCTTCAAGGTCAGGCAGCACGGCACTTACTGGTATCACAGCCACTCCGGCTTCCAGGAACAGTCGGGGGTCTACGGGCCGCTGGTGATCGATGCGAAAGAGCCGGAGCCGTTCGAATATGAACGCGAACACGTGATCATGCTCAGCGACTGGACCGACGAAGAGCCGGTCCAACTGATGAAAACGCTCAAGAAACAGTCCGATTACTACAACAATAACCAGCGCACCGTCGGTGACTTCATCAACGATGTTGGTGAAAAAGGCTGGAGCGAGACCACCAAGGATCGCTGGATGTGGGCGAAGATGAGGATGGACCCGACCGATCTGGCGGATGTCAGCGGTGCGACCTACACCTACCTGATGAACGGTCAGGCGCCGAACATGAACTGGACCGGGCTGTTCAAGCCTGGCGAGCGGATCCGACTGCGGCTGATCAACGGCTCGGCAATGACGTACTTCGACGTGCGCATTCCGGGCCTGAAGATGACCGTGGTGGCCAGCGACGGCCAGCACGTCAAGCCGGTGACCGTCGACGAGTTGCGCATCGCAGTGGCGGAAACCTTCGACGTGATTGTCGAACCGGCGGAAGGTGCCTATACCCTGTTCGCCCAGTCGATGGACCGCACCGGTTATGCCCGTGGCACCCTGGCCAGCAGGCCCGGCCTGCTGGCTGTCGTGCCGCCTCTCGATCCACGCCCGCTGTTGAGCATGGACGATATGGGTATGGCGGGCATGGAGCATGGCAGCATGAACCACGCCGCAGCCCCGGCAAAGCACGACATGTCAGGCATGGACCACAGCAAGATGGGCCACGACGCGATGCCCGCAATGGACCACGCGCAGATGCCTGCCTACAAAACGCCGACCCCGCAATCGCACCCAGAAAGCGAAAACAACAACCCGCTGGTCGACATGCAAGCCATGAGCACCTCGCCCAAGCTCGACGATCCGGGCATCGGCCTCCGGGGCAATGGCCGCAGAGTCCTGACCTACGCTGACCTGCGCAGCACCTTCGAAGACCCGGACGGCCGTGAGCCGAGCCGCACGATAGAGCTGCACCTGACCGGGCACATGGAAAAATTCGCCTGGTCGTTCGACGGTGTGAAGTTCTCGGACGCCAAACCGCTGATGCTCAAATACGGTGAGCGGGTGCGTGTCGTGCTGGTCAACGACACGATGATGACCCACCCCATCCATCTGCATGGCATGTGGAGCGACCTCGAAGATGAAAACGGCCGGTTCATGGTGCGCAAACACACCATCGACATGCCACCGGGGTCACGCCGCAGCTATCGGGTGACCGCCGATGCGCTGGGCCGTTGGGCTTATCACTGTCACATGCTGTACCACATGGAAATGGGCATGTTCCGCGAAGTGCGGGTGGAAGAATGA
- a CDS encoding YajD family HNH nuclease, with protein sequence MSTANPPSHTAKLDRILADAQRDREMGYRDKALRMYPHVCGRCAREFAGKRLSELTVHHRDHNHDNNPQDGSNWELLCLYCHDNEHSRYTDQQYFADGSLGSPKTAKATHNPFAALAGLMKKDE encoded by the coding sequence ATGAGCACGGCCAATCCCCCTTCCCATACTGCCAAGCTGGACCGCATCCTGGCCGACGCCCAGCGCGATCGCGAGATGGGCTACCGCGACAAGGCGCTGCGCATGTACCCGCATGTTTGCGGCCGCTGCGCGCGCGAGTTCGCAGGCAAACGCCTCAGCGAACTGACCGTACACCATCGCGACCACAACCATGACAACAACCCGCAGGACGGCTCCAACTGGGAGCTGCTGTGCCTGTATTGCCACGATAACGAGCACTCGCGCTACACCGATCAGCAGTACTTCGCCGATGGCTCTCTGGGCAGTCCGAAAACCGCCAAGGCCACCCACAACCCGTTCGCTGCACTGGCCGGGCTGATGAAAAAGGACGAGTGA
- a CDS encoding copper resistance protein B, whose product MLSRTLNSPRLPMLLLAAGLTAAPWTSSMAAGMEGMDHGSHAMHMDASDSEDATSTQTAPTQSRTPIPPITDADRAAVYTSHAGHQVHDSAINSYFLADKLEWQDANDGSALAWDLSGWIGGDIDRLLLRSEGEQTNGKTEEAEIQALWGHSISPWWDVVAGARQDFKPGAPQTWAAFGLQGQAISDLDIEATAFIGEAGQTAARLEADYDLQLTSNVVLQPTAELNFYGKNDPQRGNGSGLSTSEFGLRLRYEITPQFAPYVGVSWDRSYGKTADYAREDDEDTQDARLVVGVRMWF is encoded by the coding sequence ATGTTGAGCAGAACGCTGAATTCGCCCCGCCTGCCGATGCTGTTGCTGGCCGCCGGGCTGACCGCTGCACCGTGGACCTCGAGCATGGCCGCCGGAATGGAAGGCATGGACCACGGCAGCCATGCGATGCACATGGACGCCAGCGACAGCGAGGACGCGACCTCGACGCAGACTGCGCCCACCCAGAGCCGAACCCCGATCCCGCCGATCACTGATGCGGACCGGGCTGCGGTGTACACCAGCCACGCGGGCCATCAGGTCCATGACAGCGCCATCAACAGTTACTTTCTGGCCGACAAGCTGGAATGGCAAGACGCCAATGATGGCAGCGCGCTGGCCTGGGACCTGTCCGGCTGGATTGGCGGTGATATCGACCGCCTGCTGCTGCGCTCCGAAGGTGAGCAAACCAACGGCAAGACCGAAGAAGCGGAAATCCAGGCGTTGTGGGGCCACTCGATCAGCCCTTGGTGGGACGTGGTCGCCGGAGCACGTCAGGATTTCAAGCCGGGCGCACCGCAAACCTGGGCCGCCTTCGGCCTGCAGGGCCAAGCCATTTCGGATCTGGATATCGAGGCCACCGCGTTCATCGGCGAAGCCGGGCAGACCGCCGCTCGCCTGGAAGCCGACTACGACCTCCAGCTGACCAGCAATGTGGTGCTGCAACCCACCGCTGAGCTGAACTTCTACGGCAAGAACGACCCGCAACGCGGCAACGGTTCGGGCCTGTCGACCAGCGAGTTCGGCCTCAGACTGCGTTACGAAATCACCCCGCAATTCGCCCCTTATGTCGGGGTGAGCTGGGACCGCTCCTACGGCAAGACCGCCGATTACGCACGCGAAGACGACGAAGACACCCAGGACGCGCGACTGGTGGTCGGCGTGCGCATGTGGTTCTGA
- a CDS encoding WbqC family protein, producing MNETLGIMQPYFFPYIGYFQLIAAVQRGLVFDIVKYKRKSWMNRNRVLGSKGDWQYINVPVCVSEGALIKDATIIDLACAHRRITNQLEHYRSKAPYFRETLQVVEQTFGTPATHLCELNTRALKVVCEYLGMSFDWESCAAMNLDLPPIEHAGQWALEISTVLKARQYINATGGREIFIPGEWQERGIELRFLEPASFSYSTGPMNFVENLSIIDVLMWNAPETVLAYLRNETRAVI from the coding sequence ATGAACGAAACGCTCGGGATCATGCAGCCTTACTTTTTCCCCTACATCGGTTACTTCCAGCTCATTGCGGCGGTCCAGCGCGGGCTGGTCTTCGACATCGTCAAATACAAACGCAAAAGCTGGATGAACCGCAATCGGGTACTGGGCAGCAAAGGCGACTGGCAATACATCAATGTTCCGGTCTGTGTCAGCGAGGGCGCACTGATCAAGGACGCGACCATCATCGACCTTGCCTGTGCCCACCGACGAATCACGAATCAGCTCGAACACTATCGAAGCAAGGCACCCTACTTTCGGGAAACCTTGCAGGTGGTCGAGCAGACATTCGGCACACCTGCCACCCACCTGTGTGAACTCAATACACGCGCGCTGAAAGTGGTCTGCGAGTATTTAGGCATGAGCTTTGACTGGGAAAGCTGTGCAGCGATGAACCTTGATCTGCCGCCCATTGAACATGCGGGCCAATGGGCGCTGGAAATAAGCACCGTGTTGAAAGCGCGCCAGTACATCAATGCCACAGGTGGACGCGAAATCTTCATACCCGGCGAGTGGCAGGAAAGAGGCATAGAACTGAGGTTTCTCGAGCCCGCTTCATTCAGTTATTCCACGGGACCTATGAATTTCGTCGAAAACCTTTCAATCATCGACGTGCTGATGTGGAACGCACCTGAAACAGTACTCGCCTATCTACGTAATGAAACACGGGCAGTCATATGA
- a CDS encoding RNA methyltransferase, which yields MANKRYACIGLYNPKSPENVGSVMRAAGCYGVASVFYTGKRYERARDFITDTKKIHQDIPLIGIEDLKSILPLGCIPVAVELVDGARALPEYTHPDRALYIFGPEDGSLDQEIRDWCEDVVYIPTEGCMNLAATVNVVLYDRMAKGINTRSGPQFGREKIDPASDR from the coding sequence GTGGCCAACAAACGGTACGCCTGCATCGGTCTTTACAACCCCAAGTCCCCGGAAAACGTCGGCTCCGTCATGCGTGCCGCCGGCTGTTACGGCGTGGCGTCGGTGTTCTATACCGGTAAACGCTATGAGCGCGCGCGGGACTTCATCACCGACACCAAGAAAATCCATCAGGACATCCCGCTGATCGGCATCGAAGACCTCAAAAGCATTCTGCCGCTGGGTTGCATTCCGGTGGCTGTCGAACTGGTCGACGGCGCCCGTGCGCTGCCCGAATACACGCACCCTGATCGCGCACTGTATATCTTCGGCCCGGAAGATGGCTCGCTGGATCAGGAGATTCGCGACTGGTGTGAAGACGTGGTCTATATCCCGACCGAGGGCTGCATGAATCTGGCGGCGACCGTCAATGTGGTCCTCTATGACCGCATGGCCAAAGGTATCAATACCCGTTCGGGCCCGCAGTTCGGTCGCGAGAAAATTGATCCGGCCAGCGACCGCTGA
- a CDS encoding DUF2937 family protein: protein MLRSYLRLVLFTIGLLFGVQIPGFISDYSKRVEAHLIEAQQAVKGYTATAQQFFKGDIQALIQHYRSSEDPVFRSDADTIDTLMNRTHILERQWLGLQGPWYSKAIFVATSSDPDIRRETFNGYTWQVLLAPEVIAWGIISALLLALVIESFVLLLGWVVHGGRRKPQLERDWN, encoded by the coding sequence ATGCTGCGAAGTTATCTGCGATTGGTCCTGTTCACCATAGGCCTGCTGTTCGGGGTACAGATTCCCGGCTTCATCAGTGATTACAGCAAGCGTGTCGAAGCGCATCTGATCGAGGCGCAGCAAGCCGTGAAGGGCTATACCGCCACCGCACAGCAGTTCTTCAAGGGCGATATCCAGGCGCTGATCCAGCACTATCGCAGCAGTGAAGACCCGGTTTTTCGCAGTGATGCGGACACCATCGACACCCTGATGAACCGCACGCACATCCTTGAGCGTCAGTGGCTCGGGCTTCAGGGACCTTGGTATTCCAAAGCCATCTTCGTGGCTACCTCTTCCGATCCGGATATCCGTCGCGAGACCTTCAATGGTTATACGTGGCAAGTTCTGCTGGCCCCGGAAGTGATTGCCTGGGGCATCATCAGCGCATTGCTGCTGGCGCTGGTGATCGAAAGCTTCGTGCTGTTGCTTGGCTGGGTGGTCCACGGCGGACGACGCAAGCCTCAGCTCGAACGCGACTGGAATTGA
- a CDS encoding S9 family peptidase — MSFSNATSSAPIARKADGPDPYAWLQNRDTDEVLDYLKAENAWQEQQLAEQAGLRESLFEEIKGRILETDLSLPSPWGPYLYYTRTTQGDEYARHYRCPRPVDDSNTVDESAEELLLDPNEMADGGFFSLGAFSISPDHQRLAYSLDTSGDEVYELYVKELSTGQISSLPFENCDGSMTWANDSQTLFFGELDDTHRPGKLHRHTLGTASAELVFDEPDGRFFLHCFRSSSERQLIILLNSKTTSEAWVLDADHPQQAFTCLAPRSEGHEYYPDHGLLDGVWTWFIRSNQSGINFALYQAAQQASGVPVREDWQTLVAHDDKVMLEGVSLNAKGISLSLREGGLPIIEVRPQALPTYRVQLPDAAYSLYVQDTLEFDSDKIRLRYQSLNRPAQVRQLTLASGEQVVLKETPVLGTFDADAYVSQRLWATASDGTQVPISLVVKRELAGQATPLYLYGYGAYGESLDPWFSHARLSLLDRGVAFAIAHVRGGGELGEAWYRNGKQEHKQNTFGDFIACAEHLVAQGLTSAEQLVISGGSAGGLLIGAVLNQRPELFKAAIAEVPFVDVLNTMLDPDLPLTVTEYDEWGNPQEPEVYARIKAYAPYENVTAQAYPAMLVIAGYNDSRVQYWEAAKWVAKLRATKTDDNPLLLKTELGAGHGGMSGRYQGLRDVALEYAFIFKVLQIAE, encoded by the coding sequence ATGTCCTTCTCGAATGCAACCTCCAGCGCCCCGATCGCTCGCAAGGCCGACGGTCCCGACCCTTATGCCTGGCTGCAGAACCGCGACACCGACGAAGTGCTCGACTACCTCAAGGCCGAAAACGCCTGGCAGGAGCAGCAACTGGCAGAGCAGGCCGGGTTGCGCGAAAGCCTGTTCGAGGAAATCAAGGGCCGCATCCTCGAAACCGACCTGTCGCTGCCCTCCCCCTGGGGGCCGTACCTTTATTACACCCGCACCACACAAGGCGACGAATACGCCCGTCACTACCGCTGCCCGCGCCCGGTCGACGACAGCAACACGGTGGATGAAAGCGCCGAGGAATTGTTGCTCGACCCTAACGAGATGGCCGATGGCGGCTTTTTCTCGCTGGGTGCATTCAGCATCAGCCCTGACCACCAGCGTCTGGCCTACAGCCTGGACACCAGTGGCGACGAGGTGTACGAGCTTTACGTCAAGGAGCTGAGCACCGGTCAGATCAGCAGCCTGCCCTTCGAAAACTGCGACGGCAGCATGACCTGGGCCAACGACAGCCAGACCCTGTTTTTCGGCGAGCTGGACGACACCCATCGCCCAGGCAAGCTGCATCGCCATACCCTGGGCACGGCATCGGCCGAGCTGGTTTTCGACGAGCCGGACGGCCGCTTCTTCCTGCACTGCTTCCGCAGCAGTTCCGAGCGCCAACTGATCATTCTGCTCAACAGCAAAACCACCAGCGAAGCCTGGGTGCTGGACGCCGATCATCCGCAACAGGCCTTCACCTGCCTCGCACCGCGCAGCGAAGGTCACGAATACTACCCGGACCACGGACTGCTCGATGGCGTCTGGACCTGGTTCATCCGCAGCAATCAGAGCGGCATCAACTTCGCGCTGTATCAAGCAGCGCAACAAGCCAGTGGCGTACCGGTGCGCGAGGACTGGCAGACGCTGGTCGCGCACGACGACAAGGTCATGCTCGAAGGCGTCAGCCTCAACGCCAAAGGCATCAGCCTGAGCCTGCGCGAGGGCGGCCTGCCGATCATCGAAGTACGTCCTCAGGCGCTGCCGACCTATCGCGTCCAGCTGCCTGATGCCGCCTACAGCCTGTATGTGCAGGACACGCTGGAATTCGACAGCGACAAAATCCGCCTGCGCTACCAGTCGCTGAACCGTCCGGCCCAGGTCCGTCAACTGACCCTGGCCAGCGGCGAGCAGGTGGTGCTCAAGGAAACCCCGGTACTGGGCACCTTCGACGCCGATGCCTATGTCAGCCAGCGTTTGTGGGCCACGGCCAGCGATGGCACCCAGGTGCCGATCAGCCTGGTGGTCAAGCGCGAACTGGCCGGACAGGCCACCCCGCTGTATCTGTACGGCTACGGCGCCTATGGCGAGAGCCTCGACCCGTGGTTTTCCCACGCCCGTCTGAGCCTGCTCGACCGTGGCGTAGCGTTCGCCATTGCCCATGTGCGCGGCGGCGGCGAGCTGGGCGAGGCCTGGTATCGCAACGGCAAGCAGGAACACAAACAGAACACCTTCGGCGATTTCATTGCCTGCGCCGAACACCTTGTCGCCCAGGGTCTGACCAGCGCCGAACAGCTGGTGATCAGCGGTGGCAGCGCCGGTGGCCTGTTGATCGGTGCAGTCCTCAACCAGCGCCCCGAGCTGTTCAAGGCAGCGATTGCCGAAGTGCCGTTCGTCGACGTGCTGAACACCATGCTCGACCCGGACCTGCCGCTGACCGTCACCGAATACGACGAATGGGGCAACCCGCAGGAGCCCGAGGTCTACGCGCGCATCAAGGCTTACGCGCCCTACGAAAACGTCACCGCCCAGGCCTACCCGGCCATGCTGGTCATCGCCGGTTACAACGACAGCCGCGTGCAGTATTGGGAAGCCGCCAAATGGGTCGCGAAGTTGCGCGCCACCAAGACCGACGACAATCCATTGCTGCTCAAGACCGAATTGGGTGCCGGGCACGGTGGCATGAGCGGTCGCTATCAGGGCTTGCGTGATGTGGCGCTGGAGTACGCGTTTATCTTCAAGGTATTGCAGATCGCTGAATGA
- a CDS encoding cyclic nucleotide-binding domain-containing protein, which translates to MSEPLSNLNNAIRDMLLDCGLFDTLLPGDFFTVAGYFSITDIDKGETIFAEGDAGTFMCIIHQGTVSVQKLAADGQQVEIAVLRRGRAFGEMAVLDGERRSASCIAATSCQLLNLGRDSLDKMLEDAPKIAAKIIRALAISLSKRLRMVDGQLLSQQV; encoded by the coding sequence ATGTCAGAACCACTGTCCAACCTGAACAACGCCATACGCGACATGCTGCTGGATTGCGGCCTGTTCGACACGCTGCTGCCGGGCGATTTCTTTACCGTAGCCGGCTATTTCAGCATTACCGATATCGATAAGGGCGAGACTATTTTCGCCGAGGGCGATGCCGGAACCTTCATGTGCATCATCCATCAGGGCACCGTGTCTGTGCAGAAGCTTGCTGCAGACGGCCAACAGGTGGAAATCGCCGTTCTGCGGCGCGGACGCGCCTTTGGGGAAATGGCAGTGCTGGATGGCGAGCGCCGTTCGGCCAGTTGTATCGCAGCCACCAGTTGCCAGCTATTGAACCTGGGCCGTGATTCACTGGACAAGATGCTTGAGGACGCGCCGAAAATCGCCGCCAAGATCATTCGCGCCTTGGCCATCTCGTTGTCCAAGCGCCTGCGCATGGTCGATGGTCAATTACTCTCCCAGCAGGTGTGA